From a single Piliocolobus tephrosceles isolate RC106 chromosome 21, ASM277652v3, whole genome shotgun sequence genomic region:
- the CASP14 gene encoding caspase-14 — MSNLRSSEEEKYDMSGARLALTLCVTKAREGSEEDLDALEYMFRQLRFESTMKRDPTAQQFQEELEKFQQAIDSREDPISCAFVVLMAHGREGFLKGEDGEMVKLENLFEALNNKNCQALRAKPKVYIIQACRGEQKDPGETVGGDEIVMVTKDSPQTIPTYTDALHIYSTVEGYIAYRHDQKGSCFIQTLVDVFTKGKGHILELLTEVTRRMAEAEMVQEGQAKKTNPEIQSTLRKRLYLQEK; from the exons ATGAGCAATCTGCGGTCTTCGGAGGAG GAGAAATATGATATGTCAGGTGCCCGCCTGGCCCTAACACTGTGTGTCACCAAAGCCCGGGAAGGTTCCGAAGAAGACCTGGATGCTCTGGAATACATGTTTCGGCAGCTGAGATTCGAAAGCACCATGAAGAGAGACCCCACTGCCCAG CAATTCCAGGAAGAGCTGGAAAAATTCCAGCAGGCCATCGATTCCCGGGAAGATCCCATCAGTTGTGCCTTCGTGGTACTCATGGCTCACGGGAGGGAAGGCTTCCTCAAGGGAGAAGATGGGGAGATGGTCAAGCTGGAGAATCTCTTCGAGGCCCTGAACAACAAGAACTGCCAGGCCCTGCGAGCCAAGCCCAAGGTGTACATCATACAGGCCTGTCGAGGAG AACAAAAGGACCCTGGTGAAACAGTAGGTGGAGATGAGATTGTGATGGTCACCAAAGACAGCCCCCAAACCATCCCAACGTACACAGATGCCCTGCACATCTACTCCACGGTGGAGG GATACATCGCCTACCGACATGATCAGAAAGGCTCGTGCTTTATCCAGACCCTGGTGGATGTGTTCACGAAGGGGAAAGGACATATCTTGGAGCTTCTGACAGAG GTGACCCGGCGGATGGCAGAAGCAGAGATGGTTCAGGAAGGACAAGCAAAGAAAACGAACCCTGAAATCCAAAGCACCCTCCGGAAACGGCTGTATCTGCAGGAGAAGTAG